One stretch of Oncorhynchus gorbuscha isolate QuinsamMale2020 ecotype Even-year linkage group LG21, OgorEven_v1.0, whole genome shotgun sequence DNA includes these proteins:
- the pigu gene encoding phosphatidylinositol glycan anchor biosynthesis class U protein, translating into MAAPLTLLLIVAVTIRAVLFRSSLAELIPERVEVVSPLNAWKRVVEGLALLDLGVSPYAGDVFHETPLIIYFFHFVIDYAEIVFMMADALTAVALYLAVKDYNKTVFRKQKYALEAERYPLDCLELIRTPKEMYYIPLKVAMFYLLNPFTILSCVAKSTCGLNNAVIALFILCTVKGSSLMSAIFLALATYQSIYPLTLFAPALLYLLQRLYIPVNWQRSSFWLFTTQYTFMYLGSLCVMVCLSFFLLSSWDFLSSVYGFILSVPDLTPNIGLFWYFFAEMFEHFRLFFICVFQINVFFYTIPLSIKLKEHPIFLIFMQIAIISIFKSYPTVGDIALYMAFLPAWNHLYRFLRNIFLVSVVLLACSALFPVLWHLWIYAGSANSNFYYAITLLFNVAQILLVSDYFYAYLRREHHLTHGLYLKRKDGSEATLVLK; encoded by the exons ATGGCAGCTCCTTTAACCCTGCTTTTAATTGTAGCTGTAACAATAAGAGCAGTGTTATTTAGATCAAGTTTAGCTGAGCTTATACCAGAAAGAGTTGAGGTAGTGTCTCCACTAAATGCCTGGAAAAGAG TTGTGGAAGGCCTGGCTCTCCTGGACCTGGGAGTATCTCCATATGCAGGGGATGTGTTCCATGAG ACGCCCCTCATTATATACTTCTTTCACTTTGTTATTGATTATGCAGAGATTGTGTTTATG ATGGCAGATGCACTCACTGCAGTGGCACTATACCTAGCAGTGAAGGACTACAACAAGACTGTG TTCAGGAAACAGAAGTACGCCCTGGAGGCTGAGCGCTATCCTCTGGACTGCCTGGAGCTCATCCGCACCCCCAAAGAGATGTACTACATCCCTCTGAAAGTGGCCATGTT TTACTTGTTGAACCCTTTCACTATCCTCTCCTGTGTGGCAAAGTCAACCTGCGGGCTTAACAATGCAGTCATCGCACTCTTCATTCTCTGTACAGTAAAAG GAAGTTCCTTGATGAGTGCGATATTCTTGGCCTTGGCGACATACCAGTCAATCTACCCCCTCACACTATTTGCCCCGGCACTGCTATACCTACTACAG AGGTTGTACATCCCAGTGAACTGGCAAAGATCCAGCTTCTGGCTCTTCACAACGCAGTACACCTTCATGTACCTGGGCAGCCTATGTGTCatggtctgtctgtccttcttCCTGCTCAGCTCCTGGGACTTCCTGTCTTCCGTCTACGGATTCAT CCTCTCCGTTCCAGACCTCACCCCCAACATAGGCCTCTTCTGGTACTTCTTTGCCGAGATGTTTGAGCACTTCCGCCTCTTCTTCATCTGCGTCTTTCAGATCAACGTGTTCTTCTACACCATTCCACTCTCCATCAAGCTAAA ggAGCACCCGATCTTTCTGATCTTCATGCAGATTGCCATCATCTCCATCTTCAAGTCCTACCCCACCGTGGGCGACATCGCCCTCTACATGGCCTTCCTGCCTGCATGGAATCACTTATACAGAT TCTTGAGAAATATATTTCTGGTGTCGGTTGTGTTGTTGGCTTGCTCCGCCTTGTTCCCCGTCCTCTGGCACCTCTGGATCTACGCTGGCAGCGCCAACTCCAACTTCTACTACGCCATCACACTGCTCTTCAATGTGGCACAG ATCTTGCTGGTGTCGGACTACTTCTACGCGTACCTGCGGCGAGAGCACCACCTGACCCATGGCTTGTACCTGAAGAGGAAAGACGGCAGCGAGGCCACTCTGGTTCTCAAGTAG